One part of the Actinomyces howellii genome encodes these proteins:
- the mtnN gene encoding 5'-methylthioadenosine/S-adenosylhomocysteine nucleosidase, which translates to MSPRTDSRPVAAVVSVAMEEEARPFLDALARAEGAEEPLTLPGGARAWSLVLPGPGEPTAAPGTAERGGGELVLLRTGIGLVAAASALATVLTHVRPEVVVSAGTTGGLGRQVEVGDVCASTSLALTDADATAFGYAPGQTPGQPEVFESDAPLVERLREVGAQALRAATPTSSRARLHTGQMLAGNSFVTAANVADTRERFPAALSTDMESTALAQVCTASGVPFIAVRGVSDLCGPEAGQDFHIGAAEAADRSAAVVLALLAAS; encoded by the coding sequence ATGAGCCCGCGCACCGACTCACGTCCTGTCGCAGCCGTCGTCTCTGTGGCGATGGAGGAGGAGGCACGCCCCTTCCTTGACGCCTTGGCGCGCGCCGAGGGGGCGGAGGAGCCGCTCACGCTGCCCGGAGGGGCCCGCGCCTGGTCGCTCGTGCTGCCCGGTCCCGGTGAGCCGACGGCGGCCCCCGGGACGGCGGAGCGGGGCGGGGGCGAGCTGGTCCTCCTGCGCACGGGCATCGGGCTGGTCGCCGCTGCCAGCGCGCTGGCGACGGTGCTCACCCACGTGCGCCCCGAGGTGGTCGTCTCGGCGGGCACCACCGGGGGTCTGGGCCGGCAGGTGGAGGTCGGGGACGTGTGCGCCTCGACGAGCCTGGCACTGACCGACGCCGACGCGACGGCCTTCGGCTACGCGCCGGGCCAGACCCCGGGGCAGCCTGAGGTCTTCGAGTCCGACGCCCCCCTGGTCGAGCGCCTGCGGGAGGTGGGCGCCCAGGCGCTGCGCGCAGCGACACCCACCTCCTCGCGGGCCCGCCTCCACACCGGGCAGATGCTGGCCGGGAACTCCTTCGTCACCGCCGCCAACGTCGCGGACACCCGCGAGCGCTTCCCAGCCGCCCTGAGCACCGACATGGAGTCGACGGCGCTGGCCCAGGTCTGCACGGCCTCCGGGGTCCCCTTCATCGCGGTCAGGGGGGTGTCCGACCTGTGCGGCCCCGAGGCGGGGCAGGACTTCCACATCGGCGCAGCCGAGGCCGCCGACCGCTCGGCCG
- a CDS encoding DUF4276 family protein, protein MRQMAVLVEGQTEEAVVEEVLAPAARARDVSLLPIIVQTSTTHRGGGHWKHYDRMLRTFLSQPHWSRVGLVVDYYGYPPGAPGRTGGLSGEASRQALVSALRAQYPDARFHPLIMPHEIEALVLAAVAAGAGDGILTRSALATLQRAVRQAGGAEKVNTGADRSPSRRLAHADPDYSKTVTGPLLLVEAGLPALLRGCPTFAAWWTGLLAPTGAGGGS, encoded by the coding sequence ATGAGGCAGATGGCCGTCCTCGTGGAGGGGCAGACGGAGGAGGCCGTTGTCGAGGAGGTCCTCGCCCCGGCCGCCAGGGCACGGGACGTCAGCCTCCTGCCGATCATCGTGCAGACCTCCACGACCCACCGCGGCGGAGGGCACTGGAAGCACTACGACCGCATGCTGCGCACCTTCCTCAGCCAGCCGCACTGGAGCCGGGTGGGGCTCGTCGTCGACTACTACGGCTACCCGCCCGGCGCACCGGGCAGGACGGGCGGGCTCTCGGGGGAGGCCAGCCGGCAGGCACTGGTCTCGGCGCTGCGCGCCCAGTACCCCGACGCCCGCTTCCACCCCTTGATCATGCCCCACGAGATCGAGGCCCTCGTCCTGGCGGCCGTCGCCGCGGGGGCCGGAGACGGCATCCTGACCCGGTCCGCGCTCGCCACGCTCCAACGGGCGGTGCGGCAGGCCGGAGGCGCGGAGAAGGTGAACACGGGCGCCGACCGCAGCCCGTCGCGACGGCTCGCGCACGCCGACCCCGACTACTCCAAGACGGTCACCGGCCCTCTGCTCCTCGTCGAGGCCGGGCTGCCTGCGCTCCTCAGGGGCTGTCCCACCTTCGCCGCGTGGTGGACAGGGCTGCTCGCCCCCACAGGTGCCGGGGGCGGCTCCTGA
- a CDS encoding AAA family ATPase — MNTHEALGRLVVRGYRSIREIDLELTTGVTVLIGANGSGKSNLVGALELISRIWDDSFQEHVTARGGMSGLLFEGETGPAPGALIEIHSSPDAEDCVNGYRVELRPTDDDAALLTESMLFHDRRAYERPYVRHLGTGRSSRARRVAEVSDDPKEVAFARHITPLLAGCRVYHFDDVGPSAPVKGWSTVGDDVALRSDAENIAAYLLRIRQDHPLHYRRIVAAIRHVTPFFDDFVLVPSPGERVRLRWRQRGLDRTFMAREASDGTLRFLCLATLLLGPDRPATIILDEPELGLHPAAIALLAEMVHDAGRDGHRVILATQSVPLLSQFHLDEIAVLNRVDGATTVNRPDAERLTGFLEEYSVGEIWEMNLLGGRPARREGRR; from the coding sequence ATGAACACGCACGAGGCCCTTGGTCGGCTCGTGGTCCGCGGCTACCGCTCGATCCGCGAGATCGACCTGGAGCTGACGACCGGGGTCACCGTGCTCATCGGCGCCAACGGCTCAGGCAAGTCAAACCTCGTGGGAGCCCTCGAGCTCATCTCCCGCATCTGGGACGACTCCTTCCAGGAGCACGTCACCGCCCGAGGGGGGATGTCCGGCCTGCTCTTCGAGGGCGAGACCGGCCCCGCCCCCGGGGCGCTTATCGAGATCCACTCGAGCCCGGACGCTGAGGACTGCGTCAACGGCTACCGGGTCGAGCTGCGCCCCACGGACGACGACGCAGCCCTCCTGACCGAGTCGATGCTGTTCCACGACCGCCGCGCCTACGAGCGCCCCTACGTCCGGCACCTGGGAACGGGGCGATCGAGCCGGGCGCGCCGTGTCGCCGAGGTGTCTGACGACCCCAAGGAGGTGGCCTTCGCCAGGCACATCACCCCTCTCCTGGCGGGTTGCCGGGTCTACCACTTCGACGACGTCGGACCCAGCGCACCGGTCAAGGGCTGGTCCACGGTGGGCGATGACGTCGCCCTGCGCTCGGACGCCGAGAACATCGCCGCCTACCTGCTGCGGATCCGGCAGGACCATCCCCTCCACTACCGTCGGATCGTCGCCGCGATCCGCCATGTCACGCCCTTCTTCGACGACTTCGTCCTCGTCCCCTCCCCGGGCGAGCGGGTGCGGCTGCGATGGCGTCAGCGCGGGCTCGACCGCACCTTCATGGCCCGCGAGGCCAGCGACGGCACCTTGCGCTTCCTGTGCCTGGCCACGCTCCTGCTGGGACCGGACCGACCTGCCACCATCATCCTCGACGAGCCCGAGCTCGGGCTGCATCCGGCCGCCATCGCGCTGCTCGCCGAGATGGTCCACGACGCCGGACGCGACGGGCACCGGGTCATCCTCGCCACCCAGTCGGTTCCGCTGCTCTCGCAGTTCCACCTCGATGAGATCGCCGTGCTCAACCGGGTCGACGGTGCCACGACGGTCAACCGACCCGACGCCGAGCGGCTCACGGGCTTCCTCGAGGAGTACTCGGTCGGGGAGATCTGGGAGATGAACCTTCTGGGAGGCCGGCCCGCGCGCAGGGAGGGCCGCCGATGA